DNA sequence from the Thermodesulfovibrionales bacterium genome:
GAAAGAGATCGAACGATGCCCGTGGAGAGGCTATGTCACGGTGACCGTGCCGACTGCCGACTTCGAGGCGATGATGTGGTATTAGTGCCATGATGTTCCTGCGGTCCTGGGAGCTTTAGAACGTCCATACATATTTCTTCGCGAGGAGGCCTCATATGATTCTCGGCGTAAATGTAGACCATGTCGCAACCCTTCGGGAGGCACGTAAGGGAATCGAGCCGGATCCCCTCATGGCGGCGACATTGGCAATCCTGGGAGGCGCCGATGGCATCACCCTCCACCTCAGGGAAGATAGACGGCATATAAAGGACAGAGATCTGAAACTCTTGAGGGAGATGGTGCCTGTTGAGCTCAACCTGGAGATGGCGGCCACTGATGAGATGATAAGCATAGCCCTGTCCACAAAGCCGGATATGGTTACGCTTGTTCCTGAAAAGCGCCAGGAGCTTACGACGGAGGGAGGACTCGATTTGGCGGACCGGAAGACCGCGATATCGGAAGCGATCAAGAAGCTCAGAGACAGCGGCATCCCCGTCAGTCTCTTCATCGATCCCCTGAGCATGGACGTGGATATC
Encoded proteins:
- a CDS encoding pyridoxine 5'-phosphate synthase; translated protein: MILGVNVDHVATLREARKGIEPDPLMAATLAILGGADGITLHLREDRRHIKDRDLKLLREMVPVELNLEMAATDEMISIALSTKPDMVTLVPEKRQELTTEGGLDLADRKTAISEAIKKLRDSGIPVSLFIDPLSMDVDISGKIGADMVELHTGYYANAKGEKQREEFLRVKDAAKIAEQSGLKVNAGHGLNYSNVTAIAGINGIRGLYIGHSIVSRAVLVGMERAVREMKGLMKG